From one Lolium rigidum isolate FL_2022 chromosome 4, APGP_CSIRO_Lrig_0.1, whole genome shotgun sequence genomic stretch:
- the LOC124647220 gene encoding desmethyl-deoxy-podophyllotoxin synthase-like produces MARGGAAQRGAGLGLGGEAPARVLPRRGHGGPEVLHQATAPLRGSAMARGGPRPGRRGPARSSAWRVRAARGGARRGQPRARGGVARRGEERRAEQDEVGAELGHGGSACAARGSAQVHGDSPGIITAPYGEAWRQLRRICTVELFTSRRVRSFRPVREEEVGRLLRSLSAQSSSQVNLSKLIGAYVADSGVRAVIGNRFKGRDAFLRMLERRVKIAPAQSLPDLFPASRLALLISRMPRKMERERREMMEFIGTIIHEHQENSMAAAVGDDEDFLHVLLRIQREGKLDHPLTDNDIKTVIVDIFMASSETSSTVMQWAMAELMRNPRVMRKAQEEVRRVLDGKNEVVEESLGGLRYLDLVIKETLRLHPPATLLMPRECRAPCQVIGFDVPAGAMVLVNAWAIGRDPAHWEQPEEFSPERFEGSTVDFKGMNFEFIPFGAGRRMCPGMGFALANMELALAGLLYHFDWELPEGTEPGELDMAELMGIITRRRSDLLLVPTVRVPLPANI; encoded by the exons atggcgcggGGCGGCGCGGCTCAGCGCGGAGCAGGGCTCGGCCTGGGCGGCGAGGCGCCCGCTCGCGTCCTGCcgaggcgcggccatggcggccccgAGGTGCTGCACCAAGCTACGGCGCCCCTGCGAGGCTCGGCCATGGCGCGGGGTGGGCCTCGgcctgggcggcgcggcccggcgcgGAGCTCGGCGTGGCGggtgagggcggcgcggggcggggcgAGGCGCGGCCAGCCCCGTGcccgcggcggcgtggcgaggcGTGGCGAGGAGCGGCGTGCCGAGCAAGACGAAGTCGGGgcggagctcggccatggcgggtCGGCCTGCGCGGCGCGGGGGTCGGCCCAG GTTCACGGCGACAGCCCGGGCATTATCACTGCGCCCTATGGCGAGGCCTGGCGGCAGCTCCGCAGGATCTGCACCGTCGAGCTCTTCACCTCCCGCCGCGTCAGGTCCTTCAGGCCCGTGCGCGAGGAGGAGGTCGGACGGCTGCTCCGCTCGCTGTCGGCGCAGTCGTCGTCGCAGGTGAACCTGAGCAAGCTGATCGGCGCCTACGTCGCGGACTCAGGGGTGCGCGCCGTCATCGGCAACCGATTCAAGGGCCGCGACGCGTTCCTGCGGATGCTGGAGCGGAGGGTAAAGATCGCGCCGGCGCAGTCCCTACCGGACCTCTTCCCGGCATCGCGGCTAGCGTTGCTCATCAGCCGGATGCCGCGCAAGATGGAGCGGGAGCGGCGGGAGATGATGGAGTTCATTGGCACCATCATCCATGAGCATCAAGAAAACAGCATGGCCGCGGCcgtcggcgacgatgaggactttCTCCACGTCCTCCTTAGGATCCAGCGAGAGGGGAAGCTCGACCATCCACTCACCGACAACGACATCAAGACCGTGATCGTC GACATCTTCATGGCGAGTAGCGAAACATCGTCGACGGTGATGCAGTGGGCCATGGCCGAGCTCATGAGGAACCCGAGGGTGATGCGCAAGGCGCAGGAGGAGGTCCGGCGAGTCCTCGACGGGAAGAACGAAGTCGTGGAGGAGAGCTTGGGCGGTCTGCGCTACCTGGACCTTGTCATCAAGGAGACGCTCCGCCTACACCCTCCGGCAACGTTGTTGATGCCCCGGGAGTGCCGGGCCCCATGCCAGGTCATCGGCTTCGACGTACCAGCGGGCGCAATGGTGCTCGTCAACGCCTGGGCCATCGGCAGGGACCCGGCGCACTGGGAGCAGCCCGAGGAATTCTCGCCAGAGAGGTTCGAGGGTAGCACCGTTGACTTCAAAGGGATGAATTTTGAGTTTATACCATTTGGCGCCGGGCGGCGTATGTGCCCCGGGATGGGGTTCGCGCTGGCCAACATGGAGCTGGCGCTCGCCGGCCTTCTGTACCACTTCGATTGGGAGCTGCCGGAGGGGACGGAGCCCGGGGAGCTGGACATGGCCGAGCTCATGGGGATCATCACCCGGCGGCGCTCCGACCTATTGCTCGTCCCGACCGTCCGCGTGCCATTACCCGCGAATATTTGA